From a single Paenibacillus sp. FSL R5-0345 genomic region:
- a CDS encoding DUF4179 domain-containing protein — MVNTKLEEQLKNCQSLLPDQLSDIARSKLNETYQIIRQTDNSIPPVQRKIDVSRTFNKWLISTAAAAILGVTVLASGFVSPAMADALKQIPVLGQIYSLWGENNGDPGVQQAEDFITNVNQSVTHGDVTMNIPTLLFDGTRILMNITTPGNRLASEPNSPPSDANKGAVDTLEVLYKGQSLNAGYEFMDGETASSLMVDVTGTTSIDQTVQFPDQFDLTVNVTLKGYDVPFEFVLPVTKSTPVTALTSEETKHHDNINLQISKVEITPITTQISVEYKTKPGQSIEEMLASIPSKYKGVNGGIIALQFDIVDEHGVQLKPIGAHPLSESYNVRFEPFKTIPSTVTIKPYLVVSEGQAPAGTKGRWEDNNMVKEYIPELETVISVQ, encoded by the coding sequence ATGGTAAACACTAAGTTAGAAGAACAATTAAAAAACTGCCAAAGCCTACTTCCCGATCAGTTATCGGATATTGCCCGCTCCAAGCTGAATGAGACTTACCAAATCATCAGGCAAACCGATAATTCCATTCCCCCCGTTCAGAGAAAGATAGATGTATCAAGAACTTTTAATAAATGGTTGATCTCCACTGCAGCCGCTGCAATTCTTGGAGTTACAGTCCTTGCTTCCGGCTTTGTATCGCCCGCGATGGCTGATGCACTCAAGCAAATTCCGGTTCTGGGACAAATCTATTCATTATGGGGCGAAAACAACGGAGATCCCGGTGTTCAACAAGCCGAGGATTTCATCACAAACGTAAACCAAAGCGTGACCCATGGCGATGTGACCATGAATATCCCAACGTTGTTATTTGACGGAACCCGAATTCTTATGAACATAACCACTCCTGGAAACCGTCTGGCTTCGGAGCCCAATTCGCCGCCTTCTGATGCCAATAAAGGGGCGGTGGATACGTTAGAGGTTCTCTATAAAGGCCAATCTCTGAACGCAGGTTACGAATTCATGGACGGTGAGACTGCTTCCAGCCTAATGGTTGACGTTACCGGCACTACCAGCATAGACCAGACTGTCCAGTTCCCTGATCAGTTTGACTTGACTGTAAATGTAACGTTAAAGGGTTACGATGTCCCGTTCGAATTCGTTCTGCCTGTTACAAAATCAACGCCCGTTACCGCACTAACTTCAGAGGAGACCAAGCATCACGATAACATTAACTTGCAGATCAGTAAGGTAGAAATCACCCCAATTACAACACAGATATCCGTTGAGTACAAAACTAAACCAGGCCAGAGCATAGAAGAAATGCTCGCTTCTATCCCTTCGAAATACAAGGGTGTTAACGGAGGCATCATCGCTCTTCAGTTTGACATTGTGGATGAACATGGCGTTCAACTGAAGCCCATCGGTGCTCACCCCTTAAGCGAATCTTATAATGTTCGTTTTGAACCCTTCAAGACTATACCGAGTACCGTAACCATCAAACCGTACTTAGTCGTTTCCGAAGGTCAAGCCCCAGCTGGGACTAAAGGACGGTGGGAGGACAACAATATGGTCAAGGAATATATCCCTGAGCTGGAGACTGTAATTTCGGTGCAATAG
- a CDS encoding ABC transporter ATP-binding protein, with translation MKLLRNLTAGKPQQLLKPVLFSLLANIVSVLPFALVIEAVRLIFAPYIMVGAELQIERLWWICAGLAAVMILMFLSEIPAYRSAYRGAYNVAAQGRAELAEHLRKLPLGYLTRRDPGDLANMMMGDFTLVETGISHLLPQLAGAFVLPIFALAGLLFLDWQMAISMFVALPIALLIMYLSGRLRRRLGADHMKAKLNAANRLQEYLNGIRVMKAYNLTGERFVRLDNSFRTLMKESVKLEGIFGPVILTAMALLRAGLTLMVYVGVHLLLGGELGVLQLTVFLIVGTRIYDPLTTALANYAEFRYNEQAGERIVDLLRQPVMTGTTASLPECSTIRFDNVTFSYGGDPVLKQLSIEMPQGSLTAIVGPSGSGKSTVLRLISRFYDPDEGSVLLGGRNIKEIDPEHLLGSVSVVFQDVYLFQDTIGNNIAFGRPGASQQDIQQAAEMARCHDFIMKLPLGYDTPVGEGGSTLSGGEKQRISIARAILKNAPIVLLDEATASLDPQNEAEIQKGIDALITGRTVIVIAHRLKTIRGADNIIVLEDGRLVEQGRHEALLLRGGLYGRLWKLQQQSVGFRITS, from the coding sequence ATGAAGTTGTTGCGCAATCTTACTGCTGGCAAACCGCAGCAGCTGCTGAAGCCTGTACTTTTTTCCTTACTGGCTAACATAGTCAGTGTGCTTCCGTTTGCGCTTGTGATTGAGGCTGTGCGGTTGATTTTTGCTCCTTATATTATGGTGGGTGCAGAGCTTCAGATAGAACGGCTTTGGTGGATTTGTGCGGGACTAGCTGCTGTCATGATACTGATGTTCCTGAGCGAAATTCCGGCATACCGCTCGGCATACCGCGGGGCTTACAATGTTGCGGCGCAGGGACGGGCGGAATTAGCAGAGCATCTGCGAAAGCTTCCGCTAGGTTACCTGACTCGCCGGGACCCTGGTGATCTGGCCAATATGATGATGGGCGATTTCACATTGGTGGAGACAGGGATTTCTCATCTGCTGCCACAGCTTGCAGGGGCTTTTGTGCTGCCGATATTCGCACTTGCGGGGTTGCTGTTCCTAGACTGGCAGATGGCAATCTCCATGTTCGTAGCGCTGCCGATTGCCCTCTTGATCATGTATTTATCGGGCAGACTGCGGCGAAGACTCGGAGCAGATCATATGAAGGCTAAATTGAACGCTGCGAACCGGCTGCAGGAATATTTAAACGGTATACGGGTGATGAAAGCCTACAATCTGACGGGAGAGCGATTTGTTCGTCTGGATAACTCTTTTAGAACTTTGATGAAGGAAAGTGTGAAGCTTGAAGGGATATTCGGACCGGTCATTCTAACGGCTATGGCTCTTCTTCGTGCGGGTCTGACCTTAATGGTATACGTAGGTGTGCATCTATTGTTAGGCGGGGAGCTCGGTGTTTTGCAGCTGACGGTATTCCTTATTGTCGGCACACGCATCTATGATCCACTGACGACGGCGCTCGCCAACTATGCTGAATTCCGGTACAACGAACAAGCGGGTGAACGCATCGTAGACCTGCTTCGCCAGCCGGTAATGACGGGTACTACAGCCTCGCTTCCCGAGTGCAGTACCATCCGCTTTGACAATGTTACCTTCAGTTATGGAGGTGACCCAGTTCTCAAACAATTAAGCATAGAAATGCCGCAAGGCTCATTAACTGCAATCGTGGGTCCCTCCGGCAGCGGAAAGAGTACAGTGCTGCGTTTGATCTCACGTTTCTATGATCCTGACGAAGGAAGTGTTCTGCTAGGCGGACGCAATATTAAAGAGATTGATCCAGAACATTTGCTAGGGTCTGTGTCGGTTGTGTTTCAGGATGTGTACCTGTTCCAAGATACCATCGGAAACAACATTGCCTTTGGACGGCCGGGCGCGTCACAGCAGGATATTCAACAAGCAGCAGAAATGGCCCGTTGCCATGATTTCATTATGAAATTGCCGCTTGGTTATGACACGCCAGTAGGAGAGGGTGGCAGTACGCTTTCCGGAGGGGAAAAGCAGCGGATTTCCATTGCACGCGCAATTCTCAAGAACGCTCCAATCGTATTGCTGGATGAAGCTACTGCATCGCTTGACCCGCAAAATGAAGCCGAAATCCAGAAGGGAATTGATGCACTGATTACGGGAAGAACCGTTATTGTTATCGCCCATCGCCTGAAGACCATACGTGGTGCAGACAACATTATCGTGCTGGAAGATGGCCGACTGGTGGAGCAGGGACGGCATGAAGCTTTACTACTACGAGGCGGATTGTACGGCCGTCTCTGGAAGCTGCAGCAGCAATCCGTCGGATTCCGTATCACATCATAG
- a CDS encoding AraC family transcriptional regulator yields MSMERSDGLSAAETIDAHKTLICEGFNFTYQLDGSHFEIKPPVELGGGSCRSLLTHGYLQMTDFDLRFNRDIEAKGEFRTPRTELVFCMGHGIEWGTSLKQDYFAIDTGESALLHGGVRSENCTYLSGAGYRFLSIDMSPAQFERMTSGLTEDTRLRAGGGTGLLFGKSGITPSIRLILSQIADCSYGQGMRELYLEGKMLELMAVYLNESLYEAERIPGSVKLSKDDMESLRLAKEILQRDYLHPPTLAGLSRIICLNEFKLKKGFKEMFGYTVHAYVIEQRMQRAQQLLEQGNMTVSEAASRVGYGNVSHFSAAFRKKFGVRPGEYLISSRQRSVGTWM; encoded by the coding sequence ATGAGCATGGAGCGTAGCGATGGTCTGAGTGCAGCAGAAACAATTGATGCCCATAAGACGCTTATATGCGAGGGGTTTAATTTTACTTACCAGCTGGATGGGAGTCACTTTGAGATAAAACCACCGGTCGAACTAGGGGGAGGCAGCTGCCGGAGCCTGCTTACGCATGGGTATCTTCAGATGACGGATTTTGATCTCCGATTTAACCGGGATATTGAAGCGAAGGGCGAGTTTAGAACACCGCGTACGGAGCTTGTATTCTGCATGGGCCATGGAATTGAATGGGGTACCTCGCTGAAGCAGGACTATTTTGCCATAGATACAGGAGAAAGTGCGCTGCTTCACGGTGGAGTAAGAAGTGAGAATTGCACGTACCTTAGCGGAGCAGGCTACCGATTCCTAAGCATAGATATGAGTCCGGCACAATTTGAGCGGATGACCAGTGGATTGACTGAGGATACACGGCTCCGAGCCGGAGGAGGAACGGGTTTGTTATTTGGTAAAAGTGGTATCACGCCATCTATCCGGCTCATTCTGTCGCAAATTGCGGATTGTTCCTATGGTCAGGGTATGCGGGAACTCTATCTGGAGGGAAAAATGCTGGAGCTGATGGCGGTCTATCTCAATGAATCTTTATATGAAGCGGAGCGGATTCCAGGTTCGGTTAAGCTGTCTAAAGATGATATGGAGAGCCTGCGACTAGCCAAAGAAATTCTGCAGCGTGATTATTTACACCCACCGACACTGGCTGGCCTCTCTCGCATCATTTGCCTCAATGAGTTCAAATTGAAAAAGGGTTTTAAGGAAATGTTCGGTTATACCGTCCATGCCTATGTTATCGAACAACGTATGCAAAGGGCGCAGCAGCTGCTGGAACAAGGAAATATGACTGTAAGTGAAGCAGCTTCCAGGGTTGGATACGGGAATGTCAGCCATTTCTCAGCAGCCTTTCGCAAAAAGTTCGGTGTGCGTCCCGGAGAATATTTGATCAGCAGCAGACAGCGTTCTGTAGGAACTTGGATGTAA
- a CDS encoding ABC transporter ATP-binding protein — protein MSRLLEIAGEKRGLLILSGVLSSVSAVLMLVPFLSVYFILAELLRHAASPGQVDGDAMIRWGWIALGGLIGGLVTSYCGIMCSHIAAFRIQYNLRVRMTEHLGRLPLGFLNGTSTGAVKKTLEQNVDKVENFVAHQLPDLVSALASTVLMIVAMFWLSPPLAVACLLPILIGMVVQSALMMSGKGKTSVKQYHDSLEQINASAVQYVRGMPAVKVFGQTVHSFRKFYSDMTRYRDYCLEFTDRYQSGYILFKTLLASSFTFILPVGVFMLSGQPDSMSFALVLLFFLIMAPGVSSPLYKLLMLASSTRDIGEGVERMDRLLAQQPVPEITMPLSPYAFDVEFTDVTFSYSEEEGAAAALSKVSFRAEQGKVTALVGPSGSGKSTVASLVPRFWDPQEGAIRIGGVDIRHMAIHELMNTVAFVFQETFLFYDTLYENIAVGKPGATLDEVQAAARAAQCDEFISRLPQGYETLIGEGGVYLSGGEEQRIAVARAILKNAPVLVLDEATAFADPENEHHMQLALTELMRGKTVIVIAHRLSSIREAAQILVLRDGEIVERGDHDRLIDLDGLYTQMWHAYSDAGDWHLEKGGEQL, from the coding sequence ATGTCGAGACTGCTAGAGATTGCCGGAGAGAAGCGGGGCCTGCTGATCCTGTCTGGCGTATTGTCATCTGTCAGCGCCGTGCTAATGCTGGTACCGTTTTTATCTGTTTATTTCATATTGGCTGAGCTACTGCGGCATGCCGCGTCTCCTGGACAGGTCGATGGTGATGCCATGATTCGCTGGGGATGGATTGCACTCGGCGGATTGATTGGAGGTCTGGTGACCTCGTATTGCGGTATTATGTGCTCGCATATTGCGGCTTTTCGTATTCAGTATAATCTGCGTGTGCGAATGACCGAACATTTGGGCAGACTGCCGCTTGGTTTCCTGAACGGAACTTCGACCGGCGCAGTGAAGAAGACGCTGGAACAGAATGTCGACAAGGTGGAAAATTTCGTAGCGCATCAGCTCCCTGATCTGGTCAGTGCGCTGGCGTCTACGGTGCTGATGATTGTGGCGATGTTCTGGCTGAGTCCGCCGTTAGCTGTTGCCTGTCTTCTACCGATCCTCATAGGAATGGTTGTACAGTCGGCACTTATGATGAGCGGCAAGGGAAAAACCAGTGTGAAGCAGTATCATGATTCTTTGGAGCAGATTAATGCTTCGGCGGTGCAGTATGTACGGGGGATGCCGGCGGTGAAGGTGTTCGGGCAGACGGTGCATTCCTTCCGTAAGTTCTACAGTGATATGACCAGATACCGTGATTATTGTCTAGAGTTTACGGACCGTTATCAATCAGGGTATATCCTGTTCAAAACATTGCTGGCTTCCTCGTTTACCTTTATTTTACCGGTGGGTGTCTTTATGCTAAGCGGCCAGCCGGACTCCATGTCTTTTGCGCTTGTGCTGCTGTTTTTTCTAATTATGGCACCTGGCGTATCCTCTCCGCTCTATAAGCTGCTTATGCTGGCTTCAAGCACACGGGATATCGGAGAAGGTGTAGAGCGGATGGATCGTCTTTTGGCACAGCAGCCTGTACCAGAGATAACAATGCCGCTGTCACCGTATGCTTTCGACGTTGAATTCACGGACGTAACTTTTTCCTACAGTGAAGAAGAGGGGGCTGCGGCTGCGCTCAGTAAGGTATCCTTCCGGGCAGAACAAGGGAAGGTTACAGCGTTGGTTGGACCGTCAGGTTCAGGGAAATCGACGGTGGCCAGCCTGGTGCCGCGGTTCTGGGACCCGCAAGAGGGTGCGATCCGTATCGGTGGCGTGGATATTCGCCATATGGCGATTCATGAACTGATGAATACAGTTGCCTTTGTATTTCAGGAGACCTTCCTGTTCTATGACACTTTGTATGAGAATATTGCCGTCGGCAAACCGGGAGCGACGCTGGATGAAGTCCAGGCTGCAGCCAGAGCTGCGCAATGCGACGAGTTCATCTCTCGGCTTCCGCAGGGGTACGAAACGTTAATCGGTGAAGGTGGTGTCTATCTCTCCGGCGGTGAAGAGCAGCGTATTGCGGTAGCCCGGGCCATCCTCAAAAATGCGCCGGTACTTGTGCTCGATGAAGCGACTGCTTTTGCCGACCCGGAGAATGAGCATCACATGCAGCTGGCACTAACGGAGCTTATGCGCGGGAAGACGGTTATTGTCATTGCCCACCGCCTGTCTTCTATTCGTGAAGCTGCACAAATTTTGGTACTGAGAGACGGGGAAATCGTGGAGCGCGGAGATCACGATCGTTTGATTGATCTCGATGGACTTTACACTCAAATGTGGCATGCCTACAGTGACGCTGGAGATTGGCATTTGGAAAAAGGAGGGGAACAGCTATGA